In Schizosaccharomyces osmophilus chromosome 2, complete sequence, the following proteins share a genomic window:
- the set8 gene encoding lysine methyltransferase Set8, producing MHPSLNDLISAFVKKCVNLEIAEIERKGKGLRCLEKCGPGQLLLEVPLSKVINEELIIELRKKDATFASIASSEDWDVMPFRKQVLFILCYFKGLHEKETEWNLYLSTFPSYVGTPVQWSEWEIQSLQGTSLFMPVVAKQKFLREEWEELNSTHESLWSGEISLPDWIHADSLYNSRCLESPSGSTVLSPVVDLCNHSNHANSRWDFTSDSLQVYAEKTISNGDEITFNYGASKGAAEFLFSYGFIPQNVRENTTDVIKLLIPKDPNDPLDIIKRKCCKRPPMIEIASDSTGIWWHAPYLYFSILNYEDFTCFGLQENEHGDIEPQWEFEGHRTTIEELPDLIQKSSLRDLYYLRVFCLVQQLAEAAFKHNIESENSISSRKDAAMYLLLRERNLLTKVIPYIQGFVEEFAQSEIVCNYLAAQETEGEQ from the coding sequence ATGCATCCAAGCTTAAATGATTTGATAAGTGCGTTTGTGAAGAAATGTGTTAATCTTGAAATCgctgaaattgaaagaaaaggaaaaggtcTACGATGTTTAGAAAAATGCGGCCCTGGACAGCTCCTATTGGAGGTGCCACTATCCAAAGTAATTAATGAAGAATTAATCATCGAACTTCGAAAGAAGGACGCTACCTTTGCCTCTATTGCCTCATCCGAAGATTGGGATGTTATGCCATTCAGAAAGCAGGTTTTATTCATTCTCTGCTACTTTAAGGGATTGCATGAGAAGGAGACGGAATGGAATCTATACTTGTCAACTTTTCCATCCTATGTTGGTACCCCAGTTCAGTGGTCTGAATGGGAAATACAGAGCCTTCAAGGCACTTCATTGTTCATGCCGGTAGTCGCCAAACAGAAATTTTTGAGAGAAGAATGGGAAGAATTAAATAGTACTCATGAAAGCCTTTGGTCAGGAGAAATCTCTTTGCCTGATTGGATACATGCCGATTCCTTATATAATAGTCGATGCCTTGAAAGCCCTTCGGGTAGTACAGTTTTGTCGCCTGTGGTAGATTTGTGTAATCACTCGAATCATGCCAATTCCAGATGGGATTTTACTTCAGATTCCTTGCAAGTGTATGCTGAGAAGACCATATCCAATGGAGATGAAATTACATTCAACTATGGTGCCTCCAAAGGCGCTGCGGAATTTCTATTCTCGTATGGATTTATTCCTCAGAACGTGAGAGAAAACACAACTGATGTTATAAAACTCTTAATCCCTAAAGATCCAAATGATCCATTGGACATTATTAAACGAAAATGCTGTAAAAGGCCACCTATGATTGAAATTGCTTCGGATTCTACCGGTATATGGTGGCACGCTCcatatttatatttctcAATCTTGAATTATGAAGATTTCACCTGTTTTGGTTTGCAGGAAAATGAACACGGGGATATCGAACCACAATGGGAATTTGAAGGGCACAGAACTACCATTGAGGAACTCCCAGACTTGATACAAAAGTCTTCTTTGAGAGACTTGTACTACTTGAGAGTCTTTTGCCTTGTTCAGCAGTTAGCCGAAGCAGCTTTCAAACATAATATCGAAAGTGAGAATTCCATTTCATCTCGCAAAGATGCTGCTATGTATCTTTTGTTAAGGGAACGTAATCTGTTAACAAAGGTAATACCCTATATTCAAGGTTTCGTAGAAGAGTTTGCTCAGTCAGAAATTGTTTGTAATTATTTAGCTGCGCAAGAAACCGAAGGAGAACAATAG
- the tfs1 gene encoding general transcription elongation factor TFIIS: protein MDSEEIRSAKASLEKAIQSKNTETMLDIMNRLRTGVVATEELLKETRLGLVIGKLRSYPNEKVNECAREIVKKWKTDVSRGRPLKNTATGGTNGASPASKGAGVATPIQKQTQNQSSGGQRTFKTDKVNVNLTDDKIRNNCVGLIYNALALDTDADSSLILKRSVEIDAQVLARASGNTGSEYRNRMRSLYMNLKDKSNPKLRASVISEDINAQRLSNMNSAELASEDRRKEDAKLEQENLFHAQGAKPQKAITDLFTCGKCRQKKVSYYQMQTRSADEPMTTFCECVVCGNRWKFS from the exons ATGGATTCAGAAGAAATTCGATCTGCCAAGGcttccttggaaaaagccATTCAATCCAAGAATACGGAg ACAATGCTCGACATCATGAACCGTTTAAGAACAGGTGTTGTTGCTACGGAGGAATTATTAAAG GAAACCAGACTTGGTTTGGTAATAGGAAAACTTAGGTCTTATCcgaatgaaaaagttaatGAATGCGCTCGCGAAATCGTAAAAAAGTGGAAAACCGATGTGAGCAGGGGTAGaccattgaaaaatacaGCCACTGGTGGTACCAATGGGGCTTCTCCAGCTTCCAAAGGCGCAGGCGTTGCGACTCctattcaaaaacaaacacaGAATCAATCATCAGGTGGACAGCGTACTTTCAAAACGGACAAGGTCAATGTGAATTTAACAGACGATAAAATTCGCAATAATTGCGTTGGCCTTATTTACAATGCTTTGGCATTAGACACGGACGCTGATTCTTCTCTGATTTTAAAGCGTTCTGTTGAAATTGATGCACAGGTTTTAGCTCGTGCTTCTGGAAATACAGGGTCTGAGTATCGTAATCGGATGCGATCACTCTATATGAATCTAAAAGATAAAAGTAACCCGAAACTTCGTGCTTCGGTCATATCTGAAGATATAAATGCTCAACGTCTAAGCAACATGAACTCCGCAGAACTTGCTTCTGAAGACCGTCGTAAAGAAGATGCTAAGCTTGAGCAGGAAAATCTGTTTCATGCTCAAGGTGCTAAACCTCAAAAGGCTATCACAGACTTGTTTACATGCGGAAAATGTAGGCAAAAGAAGGTTTCCTATTATCAAATGCAAACTAGATCTGCAGATGAACCTATGACAACGTTTTGTGAATGTGTCGTTTGTGGCAACCGGTGGAAGTTTTCATAG
- the fml2 gene encoding ATP-dependent 3' to 5' DNA helicase gives MPIQSDPKDHLNSNEVLSDGDADISWEEAATSLLTELENSSFTSPAASKVPNTESPVLQEHFNENSKQSIQPTLEGKIARDLTFTPRLVTEYEQENYWERDMEALNDWVYPEMDEFREYQRCFCETAFYHNLLLALPTGLGKTFISAVVMLNFYRWFPTGRVIFLAPTKPLLQQQRTAVVEITGVPAHNTSELNGNISVETRLKEYHAKRIFFMTPQTLNNDLQSGLIEATSIVCLVIDEAHKATGSHPYAQVIRAILKYNTHFRVLALTATPGSTTAAVQKVIDCLHISKVIVRNEESVDIRPYVFHKNIQVVKVELTRDMQYLKADFADMYFPYFDCLRKKKVIPSTCDLRNLKAYVLLLALRRYSFREKDNQDKEKLKIFGYFKLLITCAHAMYLLDCHGIIQFYQKLHEIRTATEEKKTGELYHLFSSNPFVFYLNHLQSIIANDRFTNHPKITHLSDILREHFQHAIQQTSNSRVMVFTEYRNTAEQILKAFSNEKPLIRTSLFVGQANSMVSAGMSQNIQKEIICQFKSGVINVLVATCIGEEGLDIGDTDMIVCYDTSSSPIRMIQRMGRTGRKKDGKVYILVTKNYEDLKWERAKASYKRVQKVIENGQKLRLKSDVPRLLPPACNPTIRFQKLNTLHHQSFVGLTEMVKQDELRVEPPGSQPRRQLPSIVDDAFEDMKSNLRTPTSEINLRRYLADYRSTVYHANGSSINLKKSAIVSKVKNSFKVGNKSLLGFQISALQTKFKSCSIKEIQRYKTYEEKWKRKKRKLI, from the coding sequence ATGCCTATCCAAAGTGACCCAAAGGATCACTTAAATTCAAATGAAGTATTATCAGATGGGGATGCAGACATAAGTTGGGAAGAAGCAGCGACTTCCTTATTGACAGAACTTGAGAATTCCTCTTTTACTTCTCCAGCCGCTTCAAAGGTACCTAACACCGAATCGCCAGTATTGCAAGAACATTTTAACGAAAATTCGAAACAAAGCATTCAACCGACATTGGAAGGCAAAATAGCACGGGATTTGACCTTCACACCAAGATTAGTAACAGAATATGAACAAGAGAACTATTGGGAAAGAGATATGGAAGCTTTGAATGACTGGGTTTATCCCGAAATGGATGAATTTCGTGAATACCAAAGGTGCTTTTGCGAAACAGCTTTTTACCACAACCTTTTGTTAGCATTACCCACAGGCCTAGGGAAAACATTCATTTCAGCTGTCGTGATGCTTAATTTTTACCGCTGGTTTCCTACCGGAAGAGTGATATTTCTTGCACCTACAAAGCCTCTTTTGCAACAGCAGCGAACTGCCGTTGTTGAAATTACGGGAGTACCGGCACATAATACATCTGAATTGAATGGAAATATCTCGGTAGAGACTCGACTTAAAGAGTACCACGCGAAAcgtattttcttcatgacTCCGCAAACTCTAAATAATGATTTACAATCTGGTTTGATCGAAGCGACAAGCATAGTTTGCTTGGTCATTGATGAGGCGCACAAGGCTACAGGCAGTCATCCTTATGCCCAAGTCATTCGAGCTATTCTCAAGTATAATACTCACTTTCGAGTTTTAGCTTTAACCGCAACTCCTGGTTCTACAACCGCAGCTGTACAAAAGGTCATTGACTGCTTGCATATATCAAAAGTTATTGTTCGTAACGAGGAAAGTGTGGACATTCGGCCGTATGTTTTCCATAAGAATATCCAAGTTGTCAAAGTTGAACTTACTCGTGACATGCAATACTTGAAAGCCGATTTTGCAGATATGTACTTTCCATATTTTGACTGTCttcgaaaaaagaaagtaattCCGTCTACTTGTGATCTTAGAAATTTGAAAGCCTACGTTCTTTTGCTGGCTTTAAGGAGATATTCTTTTAGAGAAAAGGATAACcaagataaagaaaaattgaaaatatttgGGTACTTCAAATTGCTCATTACTTGTGCTCATGCTATGTATCTGCTAGACTGTCATGGTATCATTCAATTTTACCAGAAGCTTCATGAGATACGGACAGCAAcagaggaaaaaaagactGGAGAGCTAtatcatttattttcaagCAATCCATTcgtattttatttaaatcatTTGCAAAGTATCATTGCTAATGACCGTTTTACGAATCATCCGAAAATTACGCACCTTTCTGACATTCTAAGAGAACACTTTCAGCACGCGATTCAGCAGACCAGCAATTCTAGAGTTATGGTTTTTACAGAATATCGTAATACGGCTGAACAAATACTGAAAGCCTTTTCAAACGAGAAGCCTCTTATAAGAACTTCTCTGTTCGTTGGCCAAGCGAATTCTATGGTGTCTGCGGGAATGAGTCAAAATATCcagaaagaaattatttGTCAATTTAAATCCGGTGTTATTAACGTTTTAGTTGCTACTTGCATTGGTGAAGAGGGCTTGGATATTGGGGATACAGATATGATCGTTTGCTACGATACTTCTAGCTCACCTATTCGTATGATTCAAAGAATGGGAAGGACTGGTCGTAAAAAAGATGGAAAGGTCTATATCCTTGTGACCAAAAATTATGAGGATTTGAAATGGGAAAGAGCGAAGGCTTCATATAAAAGAgttcaaaaagtaattgaAAATGGGCAAAAACTAAGACTAAAAAGCGATGTTCCTCGTTTACTTCCCCCCGCTTGTAATCCAACAATCAGATTTCAGAAATTAAACACACTTCATCATCAGTCCTTTGTTGGTTTAACTGAGATGGTTAAACAAGATGAATTACGAGTTGAACCTCCCGGTTCACAACCAAGACGCCAATTACCTTCAATTGTCGATGATGCGTTTGAGGAtatgaaaagcaatcttAGAACACCTACGTCTGAAATCAACCTGAGAAGATACTTAGCGGATTATCGAAGTACTGTTTATCATGCCAATGGATCTTCCATAAATCTAAAAAAATCAGCCATAGTCTCCAAAGTcaaaaattccttcaaagtTGGTAATAAGTCTTTACTTGGCTTTCAAATATCGGCTCTTCAAACGAAGTTTAAGAGTTGTTCTATTAAAGAGATACAACGGTACAAAAcgtatgaagaaaaatggaagcggaagaaaagaaaacttatCTAA
- the mde1 gene encoding 5'-methylthioribulose-1-phosphate dehydratase, adducin Mde1, giving the protein MKSSELGCLESGDLRISGELICKICQDLYNSGWVTGTGGGITIRSGDAIVIAPSGVQKERMQLEHLFVMSLKTREYLHKPLQALKPSQCTPLFLAAYTCRDAYACIHTHSQEAILLSEVFPNSDYFSASGFEVLRHIPRGSKRNGFYSVTDAVKIPFINNTAHESDLHDSLKAAILAYPEACAVIVRDHGIYCWGDTWQDTKMNTEAVEYLFQAYLRSRKIEY; this is encoded by the exons ATGAAAAGTTCAGAATTAGGGTGTTTAGAAAGCGGCGATCTTCGAATTTCTGGTGAGCTTATTTGTAAAATATGTCAGGATTTGTATAATTCTGGCTGGGTAACTGGCACTGG AGGAGGAATTACTATCCGTTCGGG AGATGCAATTGTCATTGCTCCATCTGGcgttcaaaaagaaaggatgCAATTAGAACATCTATTTGTTATGTCATTGAA AACTCGTGAATACCTTCATAAGCCTTTGCAAGCTCTCAAGCCTTCTCAATGTACCCCTTTATTTCTGGCAGCTTATAC CTGTCGCGATGCTTATGCATGTATTCATACCCACTCTCAAGAAGCTATCTTACTATCTGAAGTATTTCCTAATTCAGATTATTTTTCAGCTTCCGGTTTTGAAGTACTTCGACATATTCCCCGTGGAAGCAAGAGAAATGGGTTTTATTCTGTGACAGACGCCGTTAAAATTCCTT TTATCAACAATACGGCTCATGAAAGCGATCTTCACGACAGTTTAAAAGCAGCTATCCTAGCTTATCCAGAGGCATGCGCCGTTATTGTAAGGGATCATGGCATTTATTGCTGGGGTGACACTTGGCAAGATACTAAAATGAACACAGAGGCTGTGGAATACTTATTCCAAGCATACTTGAGGAGCAggaaaattgaatattgA
- the gpl1 gene encoding G-patch RNA-binding protein, involved in splicing Gpl1, producing the protein MYQVNRKRANKELDRHPHCIYGTPVNLEAYLDGHDLPVWKQTARDERNRKRFHGAFTGGFSAGYFNSVGSKEGWQPKAWSSSKKDRGTKTGLSLDDIMDEEDKNDQEMSKVYSIQNDTLERSIPLDDPLLRELGPKQSSIGEKILRNFGWNGRDFVISPTKDFYEREDSAKYNIHGLGYQQDETIHQQKSLNKNVKKKPENQAFGLGVAIDDNEEDEDPYNIGPAKSRFDKSISLKKKNPLSIPTIGKHTFVSKKSRVKTNPSPSATCMDGLPVLAGFVVVYSPENFTNQWFPPPEIPEGWISRFSSPADSPPQTSSFNKSTNSRERSEALFGSVENKPDSQGNPSHTGLSDEQEWRIIDIDTAKHALSRKDNPYTDERAGMYEIFLNAHVQGMPKLLTEMRTHYLSEFAQTASLYRPMSRNLSMRFTSSSGDNSANATAISESTDQASNISSTLSRPRQISDFYPSRLLCKRFHIRPPEVKLDTSVLSSEQPSTEPSYDSLPNVIDKDLTSRPVQVKVSPESLFNAIFGDD; encoded by the coding sequence ATGTATCAAGTTAACAGGAAAAGAGCAAACAAAGAGCTCGACAGACATCCACATTGTATATACGGTACACCGGTCAACCTAGAGGCGTATCTGGATGGTCATGATTTACCCGTCTGGAAACAGACAGCAAGGgatgaaagaaatagaaaacgtTTTCATGGTGCATTCACAGGTGGTTTCTCGGCAGGGTACTTTAATTCAGTGGGATCCAAAGAAGGATGGCAGCCAAAGGCTTGGTCAAGTTCCAAGAAAGATCGTGGTACAAAGACCGGTCTTTCTTTAGATGATATTatggatgaagaagataaaaATGATCAGGAAATGTCCAAGGTTTACAGTATCCAAAATGACACTTTAGAACGATCCATTCCTCTCGATGATCCGTTACTAAGAGAACTTGGACCAAAGCAATCTTCCATTGGTGAAAAGATATTAAGAAACTTTGGTTGGAACGGGAGGGATTTTGTGATTTCTCCAACTAAGGATTTTTATGAGCGAGAAGATTCAGCTAAGTACAACATTCATGGGCTTGGATATCAGCAAGACGAAACGATTCATCAACAGAAAtctttgaataaaaatgtgaaaaaaaaaccagaAAACCAAGCTTTTGGCTTAGGTGTTGCGATAGACgataatgaagaagatgaagacCCATACAACATTGGGCCAGCGAAATCTCGATTTGATAAGAGTATtagtttgaaaaagaaaaaccctTTGTCTATACCTACCATTGGAAAACATACTTTTGTTTCGAAGAAAAGTAgagtaaaaacaaatccttCACCTTCAGCCACCTGTATGGATGGTTTACCCGTTCTTGCTGGCTTCGTTGTAGTCTATTCTCCGGAGAATTTTACCAATCAATGGTTTCCCCCACCAGAAATTCCTGAAGGTTGGATATCACGATTCTCATCACCCGCAGATTCCCCTCCTCAGACATCCTCATTTAACAAAAGCACTAATTCTCGTGAGCGTTCTGAGGCGCTTTTCGGATCTGTGGAAAATAAACCGGATTCTCAGGGTAACCCATCACATACTGGTCTGTCTGATGAACAAGAATGGAGGATAATTGATATAGACACAGCCAAACATGCTCTTTCCAGAAAAGATAATCCATATACTGACGAACGAGCCGGGATGTACGAAATCTTCTTAAATGCTCATGTTCAAGGTATGCCTAAGCTTTTAACAGAAATGCGTACTCATTACCTCTCCGAGTTTGCTCAAACCGCGTCTTTGTATCGTCCAATGTCCAGGAATTTATCCATGCGttttacttcttcttcaggtGATAATTCAGCTAATGCTACAGCGATCTCGGAATCTACTGATCAGGCTTCAAATATTTCCTCTACATTGAGCAGACCACGACAAATATCAGATTTCTATCCAAGCCGCTTGCTTTGTAAACGTTTTCATATCCGTCCTCCCGAGGTGAAACTTGATACTTCTGTACTTTCAAGTGAACAGCCCTCTACCGAACCTTCATATGACAGTTTACCAAATGTGATAGATAAAGATCTAACTAGTCGTCCAGTTCAGGTTAAAGTATCTCCTGAAAGCCTTTTCAATGCAATATTTGGTGATGATTGA
- the rad57 gene encoding DNA recombination mediator, RecA family ATPase Rad57/Rhp57: protein MDISNYVANFHFDEKHAAAFDNADVNTIDLLTIDVSDLEKRTNCKKDELIQIIQQVSLLLRPKRKVASQIVQSFLTTGDPVLDQKLRGGIPVGQLTEICGESGSGKSQLCMQLCIMVQLPRAFGGLNKAAVFISTESGLETKRLFELAKYLPDRFPEAEESDVFIRNPGDRVYTILCPDLESQEHIIQYQLPILFERDSIGLVVLDSVAANYRAELRYNRSKSHYTDLNNIATRGNQLGKLASILRDLSRRYEAAVVIANQVSDRLTRDYDAIGLFSLDYQSQWFNGWDDLDPNPKIPSLGLVWTNNVNTRLALIKRADSATVKARRTLRVVYSPNAARIDIPVLIGSMGIFVPKEEKDASNPLL, encoded by the exons ATGGATATTTCAAACTATGttgcaaattttcattttgacGAAAAACATGCTGCAGCTTTTGATAATG CAGATGTAAACACCATTGATCTCTTAACTATTGATGTCTCGGATTTGGAGAAGCGGACGAACTGTAAAAAAGATGAGCTCATTCAAATCATACAACAGGTTTCACTCTTATTGCGGCCCAAGAGAAAGGTTGCTTCACAAATTGTCCAATCCTTTTTAACTACGGGAGACCCTGTCTTGGATCAGAAGCTTCGGGGTGGAATACCAGTTGGTCAATTGACTGAAATTTGCGGCGAAAGTGGTTCTGGGAAGTCTCAACTATGCATGCAGCTGTGTATAATGGTCCAACTTCCTAGAGCTTTTGGTGGATTAAATAAAGCGGCTGTGTTTATATCTACCGAATCCGGACTAGAAACAAAACGTCTATTCGAACTAGCAAAGTATCTACCAGACCGATTTCcagaagctgaagaaagCGACGTATTTATTCGAAACCCTGGTGACAGAGTATATACCATTCTCTGTCCAGATTTGGAGTCGCAAGAACACATTATTCAATACCAGCTtcccattctttttgaacgAGACAGTATAGGGCTAGTTGTGCTAGATAGTGTCGCTGCTAATTACCGTGCTGAATTGAGGTATAATCGGTCGAAAAGTCATTATACGGATTTAAATAATATTGCGACCAGAGGAAATCAATTGGGAAAGCTTGCATCTATACTTCGAGATCTTAGCCGGCGGTATGAAGCTGCTGTCGTTATTGCAAATCAAGTGAGTGATCGGCTAACGCGGGACTACGACGCAATTGGGTTATTTAGTTTGGACTATCAGTCACAATGGTTTAATGGATGGGACGATTTAGATCCAAATCCTAAGATACCTTCCTTGGGTCTTGTTTGGACGAATAATGTCAACACGAGATTGGCTCTCATCAAGCGTGCCGACAGTGCAACTGTGAAGGCGAGAAGGACGCTAAGAGTTGTTTACTCTCCAAATGCTGCACGAATTGACATTCCAGTATTAATAGGTTCTATGGGTATTTTTGTTcccaaggaagaaaaagacgCTTCCAACCCCTTATTATAG
- the whi2 gene encoding G-patch RNA-binding protein, involved in splicing: MALPIDRINTKDIFTDEVTNLLNSFPVHIYFNIRGKLLMIDTSELLYLPHCLLGMLFIQGFGPLLKNEGGTPDTCLKCHLIDPAACSWLLDIYLRLFLKNTNYSPYKIKEDPLNDTTFVFLLVEFCDIYVISKKTHQGVNPSVKEKLLELYYKNNNIFETSPKSLFFGNKKERSAFVHLLNECGFGKDEKWSRRVKEPKRMSLSSYHVTTLRCTAENADLCERQLRFWRTPGHKCWWFENMHNFDNTALNVWRRKFWTLELSITGQSVSS; encoded by the exons ATGGCATTGCCCATTGATCGAATTAATACCAAAGATATCTTCACCGATGAAGTTACCAATCTATTAAACTCGTTTCCTGTgcatatttatttcaatatTCGAGGAAAGCTGCTTATGATTGATACATCGGAATTGCTATACTTACCACACTGTCTCCTTGGCATGTTATTTATACAAGGATTTGGCCCTCTactaaaaaatgaaggtgGTACTCCTGATACTTGTCTAAAGTGTCATCTAATTGATCCTGCTGCTTGTAGTTGGTTATTGGACATATATTTACGACTGTTCCTCAAAAACACCAATTACTCTCCGtacaaaattaaagaagatCCTTTAAACGACACGACATTTGTCTTTCTGTTGGTAGAGTTCTGCGATATATATGttatatccaaaaaaacacaTCAAGGGGTGAACCCAAGTGTGAAGGAGAAGCTTTTGGAACTCTActacaaaaacaataatatATTTGAGACTTCTCCGaaatctcttttctttggtaaTAAGAAGGAACGGTCAGCATTCGTTCATCTGCTAAATGAATG CGGGTTTGgtaaagatgaaaaatGGAGCCGAAGAGTGAAAGAACCAAAACGAATGTCCTTATCCTCATACCATGTTACTACATTACGCTGTACGGCTGAAAATGCGGATTTATGCGAAAGACAACTGCGATTCTGGAGAACCCCAGGG CATAAATGTTGGTGGTTTGAAAACATGCATAATTTCGATAACACAGCATTAAATGTTTGGCGTCGCAAATTTTGGACTTTGGAGCTTAGCATTACAGGCCAAAGTGTAAGTTCATAG
- a CDS encoding ATP-dependent RNA helicase, spliceosomal Dhx35, protein MEDEFAIQSFKPALSTNLAFQKKLLPIFKYREPLLYAIETFQVTLLHGHTGCGKTTQLPQYLYETGWTKEGKIIGCTQPRRLVARSVATRVSEELNTEVGKACGYKIQFEHNVSDETKIEYMTDGSLLKEILTDPLLQRFSVIMIDEVHERTVNIDLLLGILKRILLKRPDLRVILASASANIQSLNDFFYERGKIDTKIISIEGKLFPVDVMYLENPTENYVNMAIETVLNINSSYPSGDILVFLTDRREIDDCVKRIEALSITTPEDLPMLVPLPLYSGLTLDEQLRVFDIYEKRFRKVIFSTNIAEASVTIDGIVYVVDCGLCKLRIFNPYSRITKLIRVPISKSNAVQRTGRAGRTNPGKCFRLFPKNVYDSLKDESDAEISHADMLPVVLFLKAIGLRNIYQFPFYIPPPTIHIIAALEDLYFLGAIDDHSSLTDPIGFQMVELPLDARLSKALLSSASYDCTNAMLNIVSVVMAGDVFYRPSSNHHEATACHATFITEEGDILTGLNVLESFLNRKKDMKWCKTNFLNYNTLSHASEIRKHILPYLQRFRISSEKRLTDADSSKMIECILQGFFRNVAHLQDDGSYKTISGSPVWVDQKSTMNNKSIPWIMFTSMVQYEDRTFINGISKIESKWLEHFYNRRK, encoded by the exons ATGGAGGATGAATTCGCCATTCAGTCATTTAAACCTGCTCTCAGTACCAATCTAGCATTTCAGAAAAAGCTATTACcaatatttaaatatc GAGAACCACTTTTGTATGCCATTGAGACCTTCCAAGTCACGCTCTTGCATGGGCACACTGGATGTGGAAAGACAACTC AACTGCCTCAGTATTTGTACGAAACTGGCTGGAcgaaagaaggaaaaataattgGGTGTACACAG CCGAGAAGATTGGTTGCTAGAAGTGTTGCAACTCGCGTCTCAGAAGAACTGAATACAGAAGTTGGGAAAGCGTGTGGGTATAAGATTCAGTTTGAGCACAATGTATCCGATGAGACGAAAATTGAGTATATGACTGATGGCAGTCTGctaaaagaaatccttACGGACCCTCTTTTACAGCGCTTTTCGGTTATTATGATCGACGAAGTACACGAGCGAACTGTTAATATAGACCTTCTCTTGGGAATACTGAAAAG GATTCTTTTAAAGCGCCCTGATTTGAGAGTGATCCTTGCTAGTGCTTCCGCGAACATACAGAGtttaaatgattttttttacgaaaGAGGTAAAATTGATACGAAAATTATTTCAATTGAAGGGAAGTTATTTCCCGTCGATGTGATGTACCTTGAAAATCCTACGGAAAACTATGTGAACATGGCAATTGAGACGGTGTTGAATATAAATTCCTCGTATCCTTCAGGCGATATTTTGGTATTTCTCACAGATCGAAGAGAGATTGATGATTGTGTAAAACGTATTGAGGCTTTGTCTATAACAACGCCAGAGGACTTGCCAATGCTTGTACCATTGCCTTTGTATTCGGGTCTAACATTGGACGAGCAGTTACGTGTTTTTGACATCTACGAAAAGAGATTTAGAAaagttattttttctacaaaCATTGCTGAAGCAAGTGTGACCATTGATGGAATTGTTTATGTTGTAGACTGTGGCTTGTGCAAGCTCCGAATCTTTAATCCTTACAGCAGAATTACAAAACTAATTCGCGTTCCGATTTCAAAATCTAATGCAGTTCAAAGAACTGGAAGGGCAGGAAGGACCAATCCTGGAAAATGTTTTCGGTTGTTCCCCAAGAATGTCTATGATTCCTTAAAAGATGAAAGCGATGCTGAAATAAGTCATGCTGATATGTTGCCAGTTGTGTTGTTCCTAAAAGCGATTGGTTTAAGAAACATATACCAATTTCCATTTTATATTCCCCCTCCGACAATACATATCATTGCGGCTTTAGAG GATTTGTACTTTTTAGGAGCTATCGATGATCACTCAAGTTTAACCGACCCTATTGGGTTCCAAATGGTGGAGTTGCCCTTAGATGCAAGATTATCAAAAGCG CTCCTCTCGTCTGCTAGTTATGACTGTACTAATGCAATGTTAAATATTGTATCTGTTGTGATGGCAGGGGATGTCTTCTATCGTCCTTCTAGTAATCACCACGAAGCTACTGCTTGTCATGCAACATTTATTACTGAAGAAGGTGATATTCTAACTGGTTTAAATG TCTTGGAATCGTTTTTAAATCGAAAGAAAGATATGAAATGGTGCAAGACAAATTTCTTGAATTATAATACTTTGAGTCATGCTAGTGAGATTCGAAAGCACATCCTTCCCTACTTGCAACGCTTTCGCATTTCTTCAGAAAAGAGGTTGACAGATGCGGATTCCTCAAAAATGATAGAATGTATTTTACAAGGATTCTTTCGGAATGTGGCACATTTACAGGATGACGGATCTTATAAAACAATCTCAGGATCACCAGTTTGGGTTGATCAGAAAAGTACAATGAACAACAAAAGCATACCTTGGATTATGTTTACTTCAA TGGTTCAATATGAAGATCGAACATTTATTAATGggatttcaaaaattgaaagtaaaTGGTTAGAGCATTTTTataatagaagaaaataa